The nucleotide sequence TAACCCGGGGCCGGTTCCTACCCAGCAGCCACGTGCCACTTTCCCATCTCGCCGCTTGCGGGCACATTGCAGCAGATCTTTGCATGCCCGGGTATCTACTACCGCAATCCGTTGCAACTTGCAGGATTAAAGCGACTTAATTTCCGTTTTCGATTGAAACTGACTGGCTGACCGTGGTCAACTTGCGAGATCGTCCTCCCCGGGCGGTCGTGAACTCGTATGAGAATCCAAGGGCCTTCAGTATCGACATCCACATCCTTGTCCTCGTCTATCCGTTGGATTGAGATCATCCTGTGCCTTTGGATTGCGGTCGCTGTTGCCGGTCGAGCAAATGCCCAGGACTATCTCGTGACCAACGACGACGCCTACGGTATTTCCCTTTACTCGATCGGAGCGCGGGGCGTTTTGAGTTTTGCCGAACGAATTCCCGGGCCGGGCGTCGGGATCCAAGGCGGATATTTCGGGATGAACCGCCTCGCCATTCTGAATAACGGATCCCAGCAATGCATCTTCGCGTCGGAAGCCTTGACCGGTGACATCGCGTGGATGGAATTCGGCAGCGGAATGTTCCAGGGAGTTGCGACGGGGTCACCGACTGATGGAGGCACATCGAACGGCATCGGACTTGCCGCGAATTCCAATTACCTGTATGCCAGCTTTAGCGACTCGAGCACCATCGGTACGTTTCAGATCCAAGCGGGTTGCGCGTTGCGTCTGGTCAATGATGTGTCCGTGGGCGGGCTGCGGGGTGGAGTCATCGACGGCATGGCGGTCCACGGCAACATGCTGATTGTCACGTACGCGGATGGCACCATCGAGTCCTTCAATACTGCGGCCGGTTCCCTCGTACCGAACGGAGACAAGCAGACATCAACCGCTTCGGCGAATGGCACGACTTATCCGAACGGGATTGACATCACGCAAGACGGACACTTTGCGCTCTTCGGAGACACGTCGACGGCCACGGTTGTGGAAGTGTCCGACATCTCGCTAGGCCGGCTGATGCCTACGAAGGTTTACCGGACGCATGCGGGCATCAGCTCCAGTAACTTGATTCTCAGTCCTGATGAGACGATCCTCTACATCATCAGTACGCAGGGGGACGTCGTCGTCGCTGCATTCTTCGATAAGGCCACGGGCCAGCTGTCGCGCGGATGTACATCGGGAAGCCTCAGACACTATGGAAGGGCGTTTTCGTATCTGGGCGGCGCCGCGTTGCAACAGACAACCGGCAATGGAGGCGGAGTCTTTGTTACAGAGTTTGGCGCCCCGTCGAGCATCGCCTCCGTCAATCTGACGGTGAGCGGAGGCAGGTGTCATCTGGCAGAGGCGCAAGGATCTCCCGTCCCCGACTTCTACAGCGGAGGGCTGCTTTCAATCGGGAGATTTCCTCCGCGGTCTTTTTAGCTTCGAGCGGAAACGTTTTCATCACACTGATCGAGGAAGAGCATGTTCACTGCAGGCCGGTGGTGGTTGGCAGTATTTGTCGGGGGACTCTCCTTCACGCAACTTTGGGCGCAATGTCCTGATCGGCCCGCACAGGGCACCGTCGTACAGGATCCCTACACGATCCAGTCATCGAATGGAGTGCTGCAGGCCACGCTCTCACTCGGATATTCCGTTGACCAGGCTGGATTCTCGCACTACTGCTACCAGTACCAGACGCCCAGCGGAATCGTGGAAGCGCCGACTCTACGGCTCAAACCAGGCGATCAGCTGCAACTGAGTGTTGCCAACGTAATCAAGAACAACGATGCCTCGCTGATGAAGATGGATCATTCCAGCGATGGAAATAAATGTGGAGATGGCGGCGCGGCGACGATTAATTCCACGAACGTCCATTTTCATGGCATGCCTATCCCCCCAACCTGCCATCAGGACGACGTGATCAACACGCTGATCCAGCCGGGATCGCCTGCATTTGATTTCAACATTCAGATTCCCAAGGACAACCCTCCCGGCCTGTATTGGTATCACCCGCATGTGCACGGGTTCACCGAATTTCAAGTGAACGGAGGCGCAGCGGGGG is from Acidobacteriota bacterium and encodes:
- a CDS encoding beta-propeller fold lactonase family protein, with amino-acid sequence MSSSIRWIEIILCLWIAVAVAGRANAQDYLVTNDDAYGISLYSIGARGVLSFAERIPGPGVGIQGGYFGMNRLAILNNGSQQCIFASEALTGDIAWMEFGSGMFQGVATGSPTDGGTSNGIGLAANSNYLYASFSDSSTIGTFQIQAGCALRLVNDVSVGGLRGGVIDGMAVHGNMLIVTYADGTIESFNTAAGSLVPNGDKQTSTASANGTTYPNGIDITQDGHFALFGDTSTATVVEVSDISLGRLMPTKVYRTHAGISSSNLILSPDETILYIISTQGDVVVAAFFDKATGQLSRGCTSGSLRHYGRAFSYLGGAALQQTTGNGGGVFVTEFGAPSSIASVNLTVSGGRCHLAEAQGSPVPDFYSGGLLSIGRFPPRSF